Proteins found in one Alteromonas macleodii genomic segment:
- a CDS encoding NAD(P)H-quinone oxidoreductase — MRYVDFEKGCRPSELTVKECEGLSLTSGKVKVEVKAFGVNRADTLQRQGNYPPPPGESEILGLEVAGVVIEVASDVSTFKEGDEVFGLVAGGGYATEVIVNPAHLMIMPKGMRFFEAAGLAEVFLTAFQCLRTIAHIKPAERALIHGGASGVGLAATQLCRYWGVHSAVTASSQDKLNLCENNGAEHLINYKQQKFDDVLKKVWPEGVDMVLDMVGGDYLNRNLKVLKQDGKVVYLAMLAGRYADNLDMALLLGKRASIIGTTLRNRSDDYKADLIRDFSNVCLPAFENKEINVNIDTHYSINDIDKPHARLENNDTQGKLVISW; from the coding sequence ATGCGCTATGTGGATTTTGAAAAGGGATGCCGCCCAAGCGAACTGACTGTTAAGGAATGCGAAGGGTTATCGCTAACATCGGGAAAAGTAAAAGTAGAGGTAAAAGCATTCGGTGTAAATCGAGCAGATACCTTGCAGCGTCAAGGTAACTATCCACCTCCGCCAGGGGAAAGTGAAATCCTCGGGTTAGAGGTAGCAGGCGTTGTAATAGAAGTTGCCAGTGATGTTAGTACCTTTAAAGAAGGTGACGAAGTATTTGGTTTGGTCGCAGGTGGTGGCTATGCCACAGAAGTCATTGTTAATCCTGCTCACTTAATGATTATGCCTAAGGGCATGCGATTTTTTGAAGCGGCAGGTCTTGCCGAAGTTTTTCTTACCGCATTTCAGTGTTTACGCACCATAGCTCACATTAAGCCCGCTGAAAGAGCCTTAATACATGGGGGCGCAAGTGGTGTGGGGTTGGCCGCCACTCAGCTATGTCGATATTGGGGTGTTCATAGTGCAGTAACAGCGTCAAGCCAAGACAAGCTGAACCTTTGTGAGAACAATGGCGCCGAGCATCTAATTAACTACAAACAGCAGAAGTTTGATGACGTTTTAAAAAAAGTATGGCCTGAAGGCGTTGATATGGTACTTGATATGGTCGGTGGCGATTACCTTAACCGAAATCTTAAAGTGCTGAAGCAAGACGGCAAAGTGGTTTACCTGGCCATGCTAGCAGGGCGGTATGCTGATAACCTTGATATGGCTTTGCTTTTAGGAAAGAGAGCCTCGATTATTGGGACAACACTGAGAAATCGAAGCGACGACTATAAAGCAGACTTGATACGTGATTTCTCTAACGTATGTTTGCCCGCTTTTGAAAATAAAGAGATAAATGTAAATATCGATACTCACTATAGTATTAATGATATCGATAAGCCTCATGCGCGATTGGAAAACAACGACACGCAGGGCAAGTTGGTCATTTCTTGGTAA
- the rnhA gene encoding ribonuclease HI, whose protein sequence is MAQKTIHIYTDGSCLGNPGPGGYGAVLIYKQHRKELSDGFAHTTNNRMELLAPIEALNSLNEPCNVELTTDSQYVKNGINQWIHNWRKNGWRTADKKPVKNADLWQRLDEAVKKHKINWHWVKGHSGHPENERCDDLARGAAEANPTKPDEGFVGK, encoded by the coding sequence GTGGCTCAAAAGACCATTCACATTTATACCGACGGCTCGTGTCTAGGTAACCCTGGCCCGGGCGGGTACGGTGCTGTACTAATTTATAAACAGCATAGAAAAGAGTTGAGCGATGGCTTTGCCCACACCACGAATAATCGTATGGAACTGCTTGCCCCGATTGAAGCGCTCAATAGCTTAAACGAGCCGTGCAATGTTGAGTTAACTACCGACAGTCAGTATGTAAAAAATGGTATTAATCAGTGGATCCATAATTGGCGTAAAAACGGTTGGCGCACTGCTGATAAAAAACCGGTTAAAAACGCAGACTTGTGGCAACGGCTAGATGAAGCGGTGAAAAAGCACAAGATAAACTGGCATTGGGTGAAAGGCCATTCAGGGCACCCAGAAAACGAGCGTTGTGATGACCTTGCACGCGGTGCTGCAGAAGCAAACCCAACAAAGCCAGATGAAGGCTTTGTTGGAAAGTAA
- the dnaQ gene encoding DNA polymerase III subunit epsilon has protein sequence MRQIVLDTETTGIDPKEGHRIIEIGCVEVVNRRLTGNHFHVYINPGRHIEQEAIEVHGITNEFLADKPTFSQVAQEFVSFIKGAQLVIHNAPFDVGFMDHEFGMEASTKGVITSQICDVLDTLTLARQMHPGQKNNLDALCKRYGIDNSHRTLHGALLDAEILADVYLLMTGGQTKLKLASSSGNDTDSTAIRRVKRGANKLKVIKATADEVTQHEARLDIVEKAGGKCLWRPQPEEVS, from the coding sequence ATGCGCCAAATTGTTCTCGATACTGAAACCACAGGTATTGACCCCAAAGAAGGCCACCGCATTATCGAAATAGGGTGTGTTGAAGTTGTTAACCGCCGTTTGACGGGGAATCACTTTCACGTTTACATCAACCCGGGCCGCCATATTGAACAAGAAGCAATTGAAGTTCACGGCATAACCAATGAATTTCTTGCCGACAAGCCTACGTTTTCTCAAGTTGCCCAAGAGTTTGTGAGCTTTATCAAAGGGGCGCAACTTGTTATTCACAACGCTCCCTTCGACGTGGGTTTCATGGATCACGAGTTTGGAATGGAAGCCTCAACAAAAGGCGTTATCACCAGCCAGATATGTGATGTACTTGATACGCTGACCCTTGCGCGCCAAATGCACCCGGGGCAGAAAAACAACCTCGATGCATTGTGTAAACGCTACGGTATAGACAACAGCCACCGTACGCTTCACGGGGCTTTGCTGGATGCTGAAATTCTTGCCGATGTCTATTTATTAATGACCGGTGGGCAGACCAAGCTTAAATTGGCATCAAGCTCGGGCAATGACACAGACTCAACCGCTATTCGCAGGGTTAAGCGTGGCGCAAATAAATTAAAGGTTATTAAAGCTACCGCCGATGAAGTAACACAGCATGAGGCTCGCTTAGACATTGTAGAAAAAGCGGGTGGAAAATGCTTGTGGCGTCCTCAGCCTGAAGAGGTGTCTTAG